The genomic DNA CGTTAGTTTTTGTGCACgctacattatgaaataaagtgTTTATGATCCATGATCCATATGGCTATCTTGACGACGTCCTAGCCCTACGCCAGCGCACGTAGCCCGCCTGCTCCAGCCTGAATCCAGTGGTTGGCTTCGGCCTTGATGATGTGCAGTAGGTCGCCGACGGTCGATGTCGACTCCCGAAAACATCTTGAGTTCCGTTCCTTCCATAGTTACCAGGAGACGAGGCTGAAGAGGGAGTCCATGCCGTTTCGCCGATCGCCGTTGAACACTGACCGCAATCGGCCCAAGCACCTCATCTTTAGGTGTTTCCTGAGGGCGTTCTCCACCTCTGATAGATGTCGCCACTCCCGCGCACAGTCTAGCCGAAGCACCAGCTCCCTGGCCATTAGGAGCTGTGTTTTGATCTGGCCAATTCTGGTCTCCGATGAGCTCTGCAGTTGGTGCACCAGGTTCCTGAGCATCAGGTCAAGCCGTGCCAATGGGTCGCATGCAACCGTGGGCCGCTTCCAAGCCTGAACGATGAATTCATCGTAATCCTCGAACTTGGGCCAAAACACCCTCAAAATGGAACCGGGCCTTGCTCATATGGCCCATGTTTGTCTGTAGAAGTAAGGCACAGTGGTCGGGAGCTTCTGAACCCAGTCCACGCAGATGCGCGTTAGGGAACAAGGTGTCCCAATCCAAGGAGATGAGGACTCTATCTAGGCGGACGAGTGTCGGGTTCTCACGTTTGTTGCTCCAAGTGAAGCACGTCCCGTGGAGGTGGAGATCCTGCGGCTCAAGCGCGGCCACTGTTCGCCTGAATCTTCTCAAGTTGGCTCTATCCGCCTTGTCATTGCTCTTGTCGGCTTCGTTGAGGATGAGGTTGAAGTCCCCTGTCAGCGCCCATGGTCCGGGGCATGCATCCCTGATAGCCTCCAGTTCTTCAAGGAAGAGAACCTTGTATCCGTCCTCATCAGGTTGGCGTCCTGCGATGAGGATGCCACCACGAGTTTCTGACGCCGGTAAGTAGGCAAACTCCGAAAATGCAATGCCCGCACACTATGGACGGCCTTATGTCATCAACCAGTGTATGTACTGCATCCCGCCGCGCACGTTCCATGACAATACGGTTGTGTTATCCATAGAAACAGGAACAACCGGTTGGTGTGGGGCCTAAGTTTAGGTCGCCGCGGCAAATGGCCGGCGAGTCGTCTTGCCGGCGCGTGTTATGTTTGCCGGGAAGAGCTCTTCCATGGCCTTGACCTCCTGATCCGTCATGTTCCTGCTGAAGAATGCATCGAAGTTGCGCCTTTCCCCGGAGGAGGGTTGGGCGCTATGCGTGAAGCCCATCTTCTTCATGAGAATCACTTCCCCCCTCTTGGACACTGGGACGATGTGTCCCATCTGTTGCGACTTGCGCCGCGATGCGACGGCTTCGGATAGGAATGGGCGCCTTCTTGGCCGGCGGCATTTGCTTTGGTGGCGATTTGATGAGGGGGGTTCGCCGCTTTTTTTTGGACGTCATTCGCGAACTTGGATAGGCGACGGGCCGCTTCCGTTGCGGTGGGCATTGGGTCCGCGCTTGGCGTGGTGGCCTGGTTATTGATAGCCGCTGCCGGGGTCGTGGGCGTCCCCGTAGACTGGTTGGATTCTAATAACCACTATGTCGATCGATGCATGTACACACGGGCCTGGTGGCCGGATAGATACTGGATCACAGAACTGAACTGGTTTTGCAGACCAGACAGAACAGTTCATACAAAAAAAATCAGACGTTGAAAAAATGCATGCGGGTGGTGCAGGATTAATTGTTGTCATCATCGATGACGACCAAGACGTATACGTACGCTAGTACTGTGCACGCGTGAACTCGTCAGCGAGCACACACCGGCCGTCGGCcgacacttttttttttttttgccgcgaGATAGCTAGAGAGGCGCATAATTAACGTAAACCATAGGTAGGCGCGGTAGGTTTGGCGGCCTGGAACGGGGTCAGCACGGCGCGCTTGGAGTTGGAGAAACCCTTCATGCACCACTGACCACGCACTACTGTTGTGTTCTCACCTGCGCCTGCGCGGCGGCGGACCACGGCCGGTGCGCGTGTGCCGCCTCCTCCCAGGCGGCGGCAGCCTGCTGCCGCCGACACTGCGCTCGACAGCGACGCGCGCGTACGTGATACGTCGCCGGATGGAGGCCGTCAAACATCGCGCGTAAGCGTGGACGTGCGTCGTGCGTGATCACCGGCCGGGTGTGTGGTGGGTGGTTTTGCCTCTGTGTTTTTAACCGTGCTAGCTATCTGTAAGAAAGGGTCATCGTTACCGATCGATCGACTACCGTTTGGTTCTGAATTCAACTGCACGTTTGGGTGGTTTTGCCGCTTCTTTTGCATTGCAGTGCCTAATGCCTAATGCGTTTCtttcacacacacaaaaaaaaaaaaaaagaatccatTGCACACCTACCCCTACTTCTGCTTGCAACGGGCATGTCTAATAACAAGAGCAACTCCAACTAAGTCCTCAAATTTTGCATCCATATTCCCTCAAATGGACGCCCCTTATCCTTGTTTTAGTCTCTACTTCTTAGCACACTCTAACTGATCAGCTAATTTTTCCTACTTCAACTATATTGTCATGGGACGTACTTATCGGTCCTATTTGTCAGCTTTGTGGCAAGAGATAAAGGAAGAGTAAGGGGAGGATGCGGAGCTCCCCCATAGAGGTTCAAGAGATAGAAATGAGAGCCCTTCATCCATCACGGCTCAGATGAGGTTTGGGTTGGAGCATTATTTTCACATCCTAAGTTCTTAAAACAATGATAGGAGACTAGATAAGAGCACGGCCGGAGATGCTCTAAGAATGCTAATGGATAAGGCATGCAGCATTCTATGCACAGTGTACAAGTATATATCCATATCATAAAACAGGGGTGaacaatttaattaaataaaaaatacaaaaaaatatatTGGCATACAGGACACCTATATATTATATTAGTTGTAACGCATCGTCAATATACCTAATTTGGCCACGTAATTACAGAAAACACCCAGCTTTTTCGCCTCAAAGTCTCAGGTGTTTTTCCGCAATAACGTGGTACATACATGTACTCTTTTTCTCTCACCAAGACGCTAGATACCAACTCATATGAACGCCCCTAAAAAATTGTTCAGACGACTGCAAAAATCTTGTTTCACTTCACACCTACTTCTATGTAGTACTGTGCTATAATACGCCAGGCTAGGTACCTGCTAGTTACCGTGATTCATACGTAGACGGCCGTCGTTGTCAAGGAGTATAGGGGCGGTCAGCCCTCTGCACGGTGATGAGCAAGCTGGAGTCCTCGTCGCCATGCGATGCCGCAACCTTGGCATGCGGCCCCGTGTCTTTCTCTTTcccaccgtcgtcgtcgtctccgATCACAACGGCGTGGCCGCCGGGCGCAACAACTCCGGCGAGCACCTGCGCGAGCTCGGCTTGCTTGGCCCAGTCCGTGCGGGAGATCACCACGAGCATGACGGCGACGCAGGCGGCCTGCGCGGCCAGGAGGCCGAGCCAGAGGCCCCTGAAGCCCTGCCCTGCCCAGAACGCCAGCGCCACGGCCACGGGCGTGCCGACGCCGTAGAACGCGCCCAGGTTGATGTGCGCGCCGTCCTTGGGGCGGGCGCTCCCGCGGAGAACCCCGCAGCCGGTGGTCTGCGGGCAGTTGCCGAGTTCGCACAGCCCGACGATGGGCAGCACGGACGCGGTGAGCGCCAGGATGGACGCGTCCGACGTGAACATGCGCGCCCACACGTCGCGCACGGACACGGCGAACAGGAAGGAGGCCAGGCCCTGGAGCGCGCTCAGGGCGAGCCCCGCACGGGCCGCGGCGCGCGCGGCGCCCGGGCGGTTCGCGCCGAGCTCGTTGCTGACCCGTGTCGACACGCCGAAGCTGAGCGATGACGGGAAGATGTAGAGCAGGGACGTGGTCTGGATGAGCACCCCCATCGACGCCACGGTCGCCTTGGGGTCCGCCAGGAGGCCGCAGAGGAGGATCATGATCTCGTACCACCACCACTCGAGGCACACGCTGGCGCAGCTCTCGACGGCGAGCCGGGCCAGCCGCATCCACCCGGTAACGTCCTTGAACAGCTTCTCAGAAAGGGTGAAGCCGCCGGTGGCGCGGTGCACGCCGGAAAAGTATATGTAAGCGAGGAGAAGGAGCACGAGGTTGAGGTTGGCCAAGGCAGAGGCGAGAGCGACGCCTTCGACGCCGAGGCCGAGGACCGAGACGAGGAGGTAGCTGATGGGGAGGTGCATGGCGACGGCGAGCACGGCGCAAGCAGTGAGCGGGAAGTTGACGGACTGGGTGCGGAGGTAGATGCGGAGAGGGTGGAGGAACGACTGGAAGAGAAGGTCAGGGAGGCAGAGGAGAATGTAGCGCTGCGCGGCGGCGGATATGGCGGCGTCCTGGCCGCACAGCAGGAGCAGCGGCTCCATGTGCGCCCAGAGGAAGGCGATGGGCACGGAGagcgcgaggaggaggagcaccaTCCGCTGCTTGGTGGCGCCGACGAGGGGGAGGTTCTTGGCGCCCACGGCCTGGCCGCACACCGGCTCCATGCCCATGGCGAGGCCGGACAGGACGGAGTAGCCCGTGATGTTGGCGAAGCCGATGGCGAGGGACCCGCCGGCGAGGGCGATCTCGCCGAGACGGCCAAGGAAGAGCATCGAGATCATTGGCCGGACGTAGAGTATGAGACCCGTCATGATCATCGGCAATGACAGCCTCAAAATCGA from Miscanthus floridulus cultivar M001 unplaced genomic scaffold, ASM1932011v1 fs_335_2_3, whole genome shotgun sequence includes the following:
- the LOC136531381 gene encoding protein DETOXIFICATION 49-like — translated: MCEGLVGKLLPPCLCNAKDGGGVGDGHRLRAVVVSPPDVAVVVLNESTTTTLTTCKEPPPLLADRPSSLTRGAASEAASILRLSLPMIMTGLILYVRPMISMLFLGRLGEIALAGGSLAIGFANITGYSVLSGLAMGMEPVCGQAVGAKNLPLVGATKQRMVLLLLALSVPIAFLWAHMEPLLLLCGQDAAISAAAQRYILLCLPDLLFQSFLHPLRIYLRTQSVNFPLTACAVLAVAMHLPISYLLVSVLGLGVEGVALASALANLNLVLLLLAYIYFSGVHRATGGFTLSEKLFKDVTGWMRLARLAVESCASVCLEWWWYEIMILLCGLLADPKATVASMGVLIQTTSLLYIFPSSLSFGVSTRVSNELGANRPGAARAAARAGLALSALQGLASFLFAVSVRDVWARMFTSDASILALTASVLPIVGLCELGNCPQTTGCGVLRGSARPKDGAHINLGAFYGVGTPVAVALAFWAGQGFRGLWLGLLAAQAACVAVMLVVISRTDWAKQAELAQVLAGVVAPGGHAVVIGDDDDGGKEKDTGPHAKVAASHGDEDSSLLITVQRADRPYTP